A stretch of Leptospira hartskeerlii DNA encodes these proteins:
- a CDS encoding Gldg family protein translates to MKSNLISRILSWASIVLLLLFFPVYESFSNAGLRWATSIIVLSVIAGSGFLSYIGSKKEDKEINLLISSGLGILSLGIYFLRVYLEDLSLQKGGTAPVWITNLREFLLVFLVLFVLGSVFLGILREWERSSFENQSSLKGRKQSLVRDFFLGTGILLLILILANYISVMRNHNFDLSSKGVHSFSIEAKKILKEIPDGAEVDVIAFYPRPLDSTARNADGSSSLALKRIRPDLEILLSQLVSIHPGFKVKFINADVELDEIAEFGQVSNGNILIRYRKAGATAGPYPEQKVGVKDKSELEDLERRLVQAFMNVTTKERKVYFTEANGERYSQTFQNLPNEKLVRFADALSFLNFKSTGIGFQNNWPPKIPDDAEFLVIAGPTVPFSPEARTSILDFVFKKKGKLFITIEQRGAESFDWLLEAAGYSFAKGNLSQSPSRAPGLILTKTFRDHAIEESLSKKDTGIVFPYGGYFEQKPTANPSDIKLDASILLETGGDVYLDKNGNGKQEKEEEKKNLPIALVLKTKSAAPVIPPSDPNAPPTTLPESKSEDEGRIVIYSGTSWITNQYIPYEANYELAGASVTWMYQDVSLPAIAPKKEEIETVSLTDGQKRAVWILGMFLFPGLIAGLGSIYVIKRRKAGQKDAK, encoded by the coding sequence ATGAAATCAAATCTAATTTCCAGAATTCTTTCCTGGGCATCGATCGTATTATTATTACTTTTTTTCCCGGTTTATGAATCTTTTTCGAATGCGGGGCTTAGATGGGCGACTTCAATTATCGTACTTTCTGTCATCGCTGGTTCCGGATTTTTATCTTATATAGGTTCCAAAAAAGAAGATAAAGAAATCAACTTACTCATCTCTTCCGGACTTGGAATTCTATCTTTAGGAATTTATTTCCTTCGTGTTTATTTAGAAGACCTTTCTCTCCAAAAAGGAGGGACTGCTCCAGTTTGGATCACAAACTTGAGAGAATTCCTTTTAGTTTTCTTGGTTCTATTCGTATTAGGAAGTGTATTCTTAGGAATATTAAGAGAATGGGAAAGAAGTTCTTTTGAGAATCAATCCAGTCTTAAGGGAAGAAAGCAAAGTCTTGTTAGGGACTTTTTCCTTGGAACAGGGATACTTCTTCTTATTTTAATATTAGCAAATTATATTTCCGTAATGAGAAATCATAATTTCGATCTAAGCTCCAAGGGAGTTCATTCCTTCTCTATCGAAGCCAAAAAGATCTTAAAGGAAATTCCGGATGGCGCAGAAGTAGACGTAATCGCTTTTTATCCCCGTCCATTGGATAGCACTGCTCGAAACGCCGACGGAAGTTCTTCTTTGGCCCTAAAAAGGATCCGTCCCGATCTGGAAATTTTACTCAGCCAATTGGTATCTATTCATCCTGGATTCAAAGTAAAATTCATCAATGCTGATGTGGAGTTGGATGAGATCGCAGAATTCGGACAAGTTTCCAACGGAAATATTTTGATACGTTATCGTAAAGCCGGCGCAACTGCAGGGCCATATCCTGAACAAAAGGTAGGCGTTAAAGATAAGTCCGAGTTGGAAGATCTGGAAAGAAGATTGGTCCAAGCATTTATGAATGTTACCACTAAAGAAAGAAAGGTATACTTCACGGAAGCGAATGGAGAAAGGTATTCCCAAACTTTCCAAAACCTTCCGAACGAAAAACTAGTTCGTTTTGCAGATGCATTATCTTTTTTGAATTTTAAATCCACTGGGATTGGTTTTCAGAACAACTGGCCGCCCAAAATCCCTGATGACGCAGAATTTTTAGTTATCGCAGGACCAACTGTTCCATTCTCTCCGGAAGCAAGAACTTCCATTTTAGATTTTGTTTTTAAGAAGAAGGGAAAACTTTTTATCACGATCGAGCAAAGAGGCGCAGAAAGTTTCGATTGGTTATTAGAAGCCGCAGGTTATTCTTTTGCAAAAGGTAATCTTTCTCAAAGTCCAAGCAGGGCTCCCGGTTTGATCCTTACCAAAACATTTAGAGATCATGCTATCGAAGAATCTCTTTCTAAAAAAGATACCGGGATCGTATTTCCTTATGGAGGATATTTCGAGCAGAAACCTACTGCAAATCCTTCCGACATAAAATTAGACGCTTCTATTCTTTTGGAAACAGGTGGAGATGTTTACCTAGATAAAAATGGGAACGGAAAACAAGAGAAGGAAGAGGAGAAAAAGAATCTTCCGATCGCTTTGGTGTTAAAAACCAAGTCGGCTGCTCCTGTAATTCCTCCTTCAGATCCGAATGCACCTCCAACTACTTTACCAGAATCAAAGTCAGAAGACGAAGGAAGGATCGTAATCTATTCCGGAACTTCCTGGATCACAAATCAATATATTCCGTACGAAGCGAATTATGAACTCGCCGGTGCTTCAGTAACTTGGATGTACCAAGACGTTAGTCTTCCTGCGATCGCTCCTAAAAAAGAAGAGATCGAAACTGTTTCCTTAACAGACGGACAAAAAAGAGCGGTTTGGATCTTGGGAATGTTCTTATTCCCTGGACTCATTGCAGGTCTTGGATCCATCTACGTGATTAAAAGAAGAAAGGCCGGACAGAAAGATGCGAAATAA
- a CDS encoding UDP-N-acetylmuramate--L-alanine ligase has translation MKIHLIGIGGIAMGNLASMLRSLGHEVSGSDAGVYPPMSDKLKEWGIPYSEGFDAERVKGKDLIVVGNAISRGNPEVEEILNSGLEYVSMSAALERYILAGKKVVVVAGTHGKTTTTFLIHHLLKETGLNPGLFVGGIRKDGFPGFEFTDGNYFVIEGDEYDTAFFDKASKFLHYRPTYAVLNALDFDHADIFKDIGEIETMFSRLLRLVPGNGKVYYWAGAPNLKRICGEASKFAKSEAFEFNKRDSILTWKKGELYSGQRLLRPGFFGNHNYRNAEVALRVCEEILKKENIPKAKEKLLDALESFPGVKRRQEILFESAKSILIEDFAHHPVAVEETIRSVKQRFPGFKIISLFEPRSATSHRNVFQKEYSFAFKGSAVTMITEIYNLKKVSKDNRLDVKKLILKLPKHSGTLPFYCKDPKDLVLKVRKILPQFEKDKILILAMSNGAFGGIYPSLKELVGSRK, from the coding sequence TTGAAAATCCATCTGATAGGGATAGGCGGGATCGCAATGGGGAACCTGGCTTCTATGTTAAGAAGTCTAGGTCATGAAGTTTCCGGCTCCGACGCCGGAGTTTATCCTCCAATGTCTGACAAATTAAAAGAGTGGGGAATTCCTTACTCGGAAGGTTTTGATGCGGAGAGAGTCAAAGGTAAGGATCTAATCGTAGTCGGAAATGCAATCTCTAGAGGTAATCCTGAAGTAGAAGAAATCCTAAATTCCGGATTGGAATATGTTTCCATGTCTGCCGCATTAGAAAGATATATTCTTGCCGGAAAAAAAGTAGTAGTGGTGGCTGGAACTCACGGCAAAACCACTACCACATTTTTGATCCATCATTTGCTGAAGGAAACTGGATTAAATCCCGGATTATTCGTAGGTGGAATTCGTAAGGACGGATTTCCAGGTTTCGAATTTACAGACGGAAATTATTTCGTAATCGAAGGAGATGAGTATGATACTGCTTTCTTCGATAAGGCATCTAAGTTTTTACATTATAGACCTACTTATGCTGTGTTGAACGCATTAGATTTCGATCATGCAGATATCTTCAAGGATATTGGAGAGATCGAAACGATGTTCTCCAGGTTGCTGAGACTTGTGCCTGGGAATGGAAAAGTATATTACTGGGCCGGAGCTCCAAATCTAAAAAGGATTTGCGGAGAAGCTTCCAAATTCGCTAAATCGGAAGCATTCGAATTTAATAAGAGGGACTCTATTCTCACTTGGAAGAAGGGGGAATTGTATAGTGGACAAAGACTTCTTCGACCAGGATTTTTTGGAAATCATAATTATAGAAACGCAGAAGTTGCTCTCAGGGTCTGCGAAGAGATATTAAAAAAAGAAAATATTCCTAAAGCGAAGGAAAAACTACTAGATGCATTGGAATCCTTCCCAGGAGTAAAACGTAGGCAAGAGATCTTATTCGAGTCTGCGAAAAGTATTCTGATCGAGGACTTTGCTCATCATCCCGTGGCTGTCGAAGAAACGATCCGCTCTGTTAAGCAAAGATTTCCAGGTTTTAAAATTATCAGTTTATTTGAGCCAAGAAGCGCTACTTCTCACAGAAACGTTTTCCAAAAGGAATATTCTTTTGCGTTTAAAGGTTCCGCTGTGACTATGATCACTGAAATTTATAATCTGAAAAAGGTCTCTAAGGATAACCGTTTGGACGTGAAAAAGCTCATCTTGAAACTTCCAAAACATTCAGGCACCCTTCCATTTTACTGTAAGGATCCCAAGGATTTGGTCCTGAAAGTTCGGAAAATCCTTCCCCAATTCGAGAAGGATAAAATCCTGATCCTAGCGATGTCCAATGGGGCTTTCGGCGGAATTTATCCTTCTTTGAAGGAACTGGTCGGATCTAGAAAATGA
- the pheS gene encoding phenylalanine--tRNA ligase subunit alpha yields MNLSEELDKIFEEANRLIGSSVNEADLDKNKNEYLGKKGKLTSVLKNLASLSIEEKKTVGQKANDLSKSLEEIVSKTRENLKTKGFKEQSEKEWFDVLRPLGENEPGTLHPITKIQYEIEDIFTSMGFEIWDGPEVETDFNNFGALNFTDDHPARDMQDTFYLENGNLLRTHTSAIQVRALRKLEPPFKIIGPGRVFRYEEVDASHETSFYQIEGMVVGKDISAGNMLYTMEVLLSRVFEKEVKTRLRPGFFPFVEPAFELDINCQVCGGSGCSVCKQSGWLELMPCGLVHPNVLELNGLDPKEWTGFAFGLGLDRLVMMKYGIHDIRYLHSGNLRFLKQF; encoded by the coding sequence ATGAATCTATCGGAAGAATTAGACAAAATTTTTGAAGAAGCAAATCGTTTGATCGGATCTTCCGTCAACGAAGCGGATCTAGACAAAAACAAGAATGAGTATCTGGGCAAAAAAGGAAAACTTACCTCAGTACTTAAAAACTTGGCTTCTTTATCTATCGAAGAAAAGAAAACCGTCGGTCAAAAGGCAAACGACTTATCTAAAAGCCTGGAAGAGATCGTTTCCAAAACCAGAGAAAATCTCAAGACCAAAGGTTTTAAAGAACAGTCCGAAAAAGAATGGTTCGATGTTCTTCGTCCCTTGGGAGAAAACGAGCCTGGCACTTTACACCCTATTACAAAAATACAATATGAGATCGAGGACATTTTCACCTCGATGGGTTTCGAGATCTGGGATGGACCGGAAGTAGAAACGGATTTTAATAATTTTGGCGCTTTAAATTTTACGGATGATCACCCTGCGAGAGACATGCAGGATACTTTTTATTTGGAAAACGGAAATCTTCTCCGCACACATACTTCCGCTATCCAAGTCCGTGCATTAAGAAAATTGGAACCTCCTTTCAAGATCATTGGACCTGGACGAGTATTCCGTTACGAAGAAGTAGACGCTTCTCATGAAACCAGCTTTTATCAGATAGAAGGTATGGTCGTAGGAAAAGATATCTCTGCAGGTAATATGCTTTATACGATGGAAGTCCTACTTTCACGAGTTTTCGAGAAGGAAGTAAAGACTAGACTTAGACCTGGATTTTTTCCATTCGTAGAGCCTGCGTTCGAGCTGGATATCAATTGCCAGGTTTGCGGCGGAAGCGGTTGTTCCGTATGTAAACAATCCGGTTGGTTGGAATTGATGCCTTGCGGATTGGTCCATCCAAATGTTCTCGAATTGAACGGTTTAGATCCTAAAGAATGGACCGGGTTCGCATTTGGGCTCGGGCTTGATAGATTGGTGATGATGAAATACGGGATCCACGATATCCGCTATTTGCATTCAGGCAATCTGAGATTCTTAAAACAATTTTAA
- a CDS encoding acyl-CoA thioesterase, with translation MIITPIQTRWNDLDPFAHVNNARYMSYFEIGRVDYCSKKFNTRDIYDVPFLLARMEVDMFKAVELFHPIEVWTCVSKIGNKSWDFTSLIRHTETKEIFTKAKTVQVSYDHRNKTSIPIPDWIRKILEADLEKFKNTFEKAD, from the coding sequence ATGATTATCACTCCGATCCAAACCAGATGGAACGATTTGGATCCTTTTGCTCATGTAAACAATGCTAGATACATGTCCTATTTTGAAATAGGAAGAGTGGATTATTGTTCTAAAAAGTTTAATACAAGAGATATCTACGATGTTCCGTTCTTACTTGCTAGAATGGAAGTGGATATGTTCAAAGCAGTGGAACTATTTCATCCGATAGAAGTTTGGACCTGTGTTTCTAAGATAGGAAATAAGTCTTGGGACTTTACTTCTTTGATACGACATACGGAAACTAAGGAAATTTTTACTAAGGCGAAAACCGTCCAGGTTTCGTACGATCATAGAAACAAAACATCCATTCCTATTCCGGATTGGATCCGCAAAATTTTAGAAGCGGATTTGGAGAAATTCAAAAACACTTTCGAAAAAGCGGATTGA
- a CDS encoding SRPBCC domain-containing protein, with amino-acid sequence MEIKYEIYIAAKPEQVWNILVSKEESSKIFHGCGIESDFKTGSKYAYVGPGPSGDKTVHVEGKILEIVPNKILSMTLLVGSVYGEHYKNFESRTVYTLEPYGKLTRLKLVNDQIKEGDPSYERSADGGWARVLSSIKSLAETGKPLDLPMGEGS; translated from the coding sequence ATGGAAATCAAATATGAAATTTATATAGCAGCCAAACCGGAACAAGTTTGGAACATTCTAGTTTCAAAAGAAGAAAGTAGCAAAATTTTTCACGGATGCGGGATCGAATCCGATTTCAAAACAGGAAGTAAGTATGCATACGTCGGTCCCGGACCTTCAGGGGACAAAACAGTTCATGTAGAAGGAAAAATTTTAGAAATTGTTCCGAATAAAATTCTATCCATGACTCTTTTGGTCGGATCGGTATACGGAGAACATTATAAAAACTTTGAATCCAGGACAGTTTATACTTTAGAGCCTTACGGTAAGTTAACCAGGTTAAAACTAGTAAACGATCAAATAAAAGAAGGAGATCCTTCTTACGAACGTTCAGCAGATGGAGGTTGGGCGAGAGTTTTATCTTCTATTAAAAGTTTAGCGGAAACAGGAAAACCTTTAGATCTTCCCATGGGAGAAGGTTCATAA
- a CDS encoding helix-turn-helix domain-containing protein: MKTDLNKPRGIIKSITGENWSLTRSAPSQGLSFFVEHYWSVRWDMREAGPMVQENLPHPSVHLVFEKNNTKIFGVVSGRFAQRLEGEGRVFGIKFRPGAFYPFYKKSLSEITDKTIRIEDVFGIPTEPLEREVFELDSESDLVQFAENSLYERLPEEDETITWINELIEKVSNDRSILKVEDMVQLSRMNKRSLQRIFNQYVGVGPKWVINRYRMFEILDRITKDTDWVELALELGYYDQAHFIKDFKRMVGKSPEEYSKSIPET; this comes from the coding sequence TTGAAAACAGACTTAAACAAACCTAGAGGGATCATCAAATCCATTACAGGAGAGAATTGGAGTTTAACCAGAAGTGCTCCTTCTCAGGGATTAAGTTTTTTTGTGGAACATTATTGGTCTGTTCGTTGGGACATGAGAGAAGCAGGACCAATGGTCCAAGAAAATCTTCCTCATCCTTCCGTTCATTTGGTCTTTGAAAAAAATAACACCAAAATTTTCGGAGTAGTGAGCGGAAGATTCGCACAAAGGTTAGAAGGAGAAGGTCGCGTATTCGGGATTAAATTTAGACCTGGTGCCTTCTACCCATTTTATAAAAAATCACTTTCAGAGATCACAGATAAAACAATTCGAATAGAAGATGTTTTCGGAATTCCAACAGAACCGTTAGAAAGAGAAGTATTCGAACTGGATTCAGAATCCGATCTTGTGCAATTTGCGGAAAATTCTTTATACGAAAGACTTCCGGAAGAAGACGAAACCATCACTTGGATCAATGAACTAATCGAAAAAGTATCTAACGATAGATCTATCTTGAAAGTAGAAGATATGGTCCAACTTTCTAGAATGAATAAACGATCTTTACAACGTATCTTCAACCAATATGTGGGAGTCGGTCCAAAGTGGGTAATCAATCGTTATAGAATGTTCGAGATCCTAGATAGAATTACCAAAGATACGGACTGGGTTGAGTTAGCATTGGAGTTGGGATATTACGACCAAGCTCATTTCATAAAAGATTTTAAAAGAATGGTCGGCAAAAGCCCGGAAGAATATTCCAAAAGTATTCCAGAAACTTAA
- a CDS encoding ankyrin repeat domain-containing protein, with protein MGNRSRAVGTPTKSDFFKIACVLLLLLFSNFELFSKENSVQKIYIHKLKLEAGVPKYLESRFRNGIINSILKNFEGKFNIADDESLAALLKQVELNQKLNCSDEICMKQIADAIDADELISGTIFPSNKGYKINLRSQKRDSVALTYTIKTSFDLEFPEYQIDYYSSEAGRKLIDPRYAINFAAAFPGAVEKVEFPSFKVQDDKTGEINVLNFKIEDQGAKSFIETIRPKLSKADELVKEKLYERSIPEYVDTLNALEQRLSDRSKTEMSDYLKNIRAKISNSYFLIYKDKFSEMDLSAQKGGEVSFLQKLTEQYKDLKKEYTTKTPFSFRLAEFEKALDDRIEKLNFLIFGLQEKEGDRLYADFDFTGAILNYRSVRSELIKLKSGPESSALKARVERKILTSETTGRSYLQSKLSGSYQSLEKSFLAEALESDTDRKKNYLEKIGEGFKQILEILARSEFVSEEQIKYFNHFRTKAAPQVGKNLFDQETADLLLHEGIDKKSRTQVDTCIKLGANPNSIQSDSGKNAAQRLAESDTILISPDSLKILRSSIKTNASLDFDFFESVRQRKIDDINRFVLRGSDPNTKDYLDNTPLHKSAGFGYFEVSSLLLQIGAELNSKNGEGETPLHRAVLHGFYELCTLFLRSGADPNATRNDGMTPLHLAVQFPEITRLLLQRGSDLNMKNDEGWTPVHKAAESGDPESLKLLIQAGARVNEKDNIGWTPMDWAVQKNRYENPNIVKILKKAGAECQVNCVE; from the coding sequence ATCGGTAACCGATCTCGCGCTGTTGGAACTCCTACAAAGAGCGATTTTTTTAAAATTGCTTGTGTTCTATTACTTCTCCTTTTCTCCAACTTTGAACTTTTCTCTAAAGAAAATTCAGTCCAGAAGATCTATATTCATAAACTCAAATTAGAGGCCGGCGTTCCGAAATATTTAGAAAGCAGATTTAGAAATGGGATCATCAATTCCATATTAAAAAATTTTGAAGGAAAATTTAATATAGCCGACGATGAATCTTTGGCAGCGCTTCTAAAACAAGTAGAGTTAAATCAAAAGCTAAACTGTAGTGACGAGATCTGTATGAAACAGATCGCAGATGCGATCGATGCCGATGAACTGATATCGGGCACAATTTTTCCTTCAAATAAAGGTTATAAGATCAATTTAAGATCTCAAAAAAGAGACTCGGTTGCATTAACTTACACGATCAAGACTTCTTTTGATCTGGAATTTCCGGAATACCAAATCGATTATTATTCTTCCGAAGCAGGACGTAAACTAATTGATCCAAGATATGCGATCAATTTTGCAGCAGCGTTTCCTGGAGCAGTGGAGAAGGTAGAATTTCCCAGTTTTAAGGTCCAAGACGATAAAACTGGAGAGATCAATGTTCTAAATTTCAAAATAGAAGACCAAGGCGCTAAAAGCTTTATAGAGACTATCCGGCCAAAACTTTCCAAAGCAGACGAGCTAGTAAAAGAAAAACTCTATGAGAGATCCATTCCAGAATACGTGGATACATTAAACGCATTGGAACAGAGACTTTCTGATAGATCCAAAACGGAGATGTCGGATTATCTAAAAAATATCCGAGCCAAAATATCAAATTCCTATTTTCTAATATATAAGGATAAGTTTTCAGAGATGGACTTATCCGCTCAGAAAGGTGGAGAAGTCTCTTTTCTACAAAAATTAACTGAGCAATATAAGGACCTTAAAAAAGAATATACTACCAAAACGCCTTTTTCTTTTCGTTTGGCTGAATTTGAAAAGGCATTAGATGATAGAATAGAAAAACTGAATTTTCTTATCTTCGGTCTCCAAGAAAAAGAAGGAGACAGACTCTATGCAGATTTCGATTTTACAGGAGCTATCTTAAATTATAGATCTGTTCGAAGCGAACTTATCAAATTAAAGTCCGGGCCGGAATCTTCCGCATTAAAAGCAAGAGTGGAAAGGAAAATTTTAACTTCTGAAACCACAGGTAGATCCTATCTGCAAAGCAAACTTTCAGGATCGTATCAAAGTTTAGAAAAATCCTTTTTAGCTGAAGCATTAGAATCGGATACGGATCGCAAAAAAAATTATCTAGAGAAGATAGGAGAAGGTTTCAAACAGATCCTGGAAATTTTAGCCAGATCCGAATTTGTTTCAGAAGAACAGATCAAGTATTTCAATCATTTCCGGACCAAGGCGGCTCCTCAGGTAGGCAAAAACTTATTCGATCAGGAAACAGCTGACCTTCTTCTCCATGAAGGAATCGATAAAAAATCGAGGACGCAAGTGGATACATGTATCAAGCTCGGAGCCAATCCGAATTCTATCCAATCCGACTCAGGAAAAAATGCAGCCCAAAGATTAGCGGAAAGTGATACGATCCTGATCAGTCCGGATTCTCTAAAAATTTTGAGGAGCTCCATCAAAACCAACGCTAGTTTGGATTTTGATTTTTTTGAATCCGTCCGCCAAAGAAAAATAGATGATATCAATCGATTTGTATTAAGAGGCTCGGATCCGAACACAAAAGATTATTTGGATAATACTCCTCTTCATAAGTCCGCAGGTTTCGGATATTTTGAAGTATCTTCACTTCTTTTACAGATCGGAGCGGAATTAAATTCCAAAAATGGAGAAGGTGAAACTCCACTGCATAGAGCGGTACTTCATGGTTTCTATGAGTTATGCACTTTGTTTTTAAGATCAGGGGCAGATCCAAATGCAACTCGAAATGACGGAATGACTCCTTTACATTTAGCTGTCCAATTTCCTGAGATCACAAGATTACTTTTGCAAAGAGGATCCGATCTGAACATGAAAAACGACGAAGGTTGGACGCCCGTTCATAAGGCAGCAGAAAGTGGAGATCCGGAGTCCTTAAAACTTTTGATCCAAGCAGGGGCAAGAGTAAATGAAAAAGATAATATCGGTTGGACTCCTATGGACTGGGCAGTCCAAAAGAATCGATATGAAAATCCAAATATAGTTAAGATCTTAAAAAAAGCAGGAGCAGAATGCCAGGTGAACTGTGTGGAGTAA
- a CDS encoding TlpA family protein disulfide reductase, with protein sequence MKTILWVLISLLSIGSLTAGPKDQNEIQNIPLYSLDLERKTLYQELNQIPDEDLVILNFTSSDCPPCKEEVPNLLEYSKKWNGSHSKRKLHLWIVFVGDDPSSVSKLANELGIKKQASLYFDSLQTSMRILEFPGTPTTMVVQKKNVLFKEYGYTKENWSKMISVLENRR encoded by the coding sequence ATGAAAACGATCCTTTGGGTTCTAATCTCACTACTTTCTATCGGAAGCCTAACTGCAGGCCCCAAAGACCAGAACGAAATACAAAATATTCCTCTCTATTCCTTGGATTTAGAAAGAAAAACATTATACCAAGAGCTTAATCAAATCCCTGACGAAGATCTGGTTATTCTAAATTTCACTAGCTCTGACTGCCCTCCTTGCAAAGAAGAAGTCCCTAATCTATTAGAATATTCTAAAAAATGGAACGGCTCTCACTCCAAAAGAAAACTACATCTTTGGATCGTCTTTGTCGGAGATGATCCAAGTTCTGTTTCTAAATTAGCAAATGAGCTTGGTATCAAAAAACAAGCTTCCTTATATTTTGATAGCTTACAAACCAGCATGAGAATTTTGGAATTTCCAGGAACTCCTACAACAATGGTGGTCCAAAAGAAAAATGTCCTATTCAAAGAATACGGATACACCAAAGAAAACTGGTCCAAAATGATTTCCGTTCTGGAAAATAGGAGATAA
- a CDS encoding acetyl-CoA acetyltransferase, whose product MKDAVYVLGGEQTDFQRNWTKEGKTFMSLFREAVQDGLEKVGLTPDEIKKLNKQNRIGVFVGNFDGEQYAVQGHMGAFLTEVDPCFFGVPGARYEAACASGSVAIDAAQTKLRSKDYDVAIVVGMEIMKTVSSSVGGDFLGTAAYYEKEAKGVQFPFPKLFGKLADVLLERYKLDEKRYMGALAEISRINYANAKRNPKAQTRSWFMNNEHANARGGEFNMAVGGRLAITDCSQVTDGAALVVLANKNYAEEFAKKKGTKLSAYPKIKGWGHRVAPITFEAKVAESKGDKWVLPWTRQTVKDAFDRSGLNTKDIDVFETHDCFTSSEYAAISAFGITQPGKEHEAIEDGVIDFHGKKPINPSGGLIGAGHPVGASGVRMMLDIYKQVTGTAGDYQVEGAKNGLMLNIGGSATTNYVFVVGK is encoded by the coding sequence ATGAAAGATGCAGTTTACGTACTCGGCGGAGAACAAACAGACTTCCAACGTAACTGGACTAAGGAAGGTAAAACCTTCATGTCCTTGTTCAGGGAAGCCGTTCAAGACGGACTAGAGAAAGTTGGTCTTACTCCTGACGAAATCAAAAAGTTAAACAAACAAAATCGTATCGGAGTTTTCGTAGGAAACTTTGACGGGGAACAATATGCAGTCCAAGGACATATGGGCGCTTTCTTAACTGAAGTTGATCCTTGTTTCTTCGGAGTTCCAGGAGCTCGTTATGAAGCAGCTTGTGCTTCCGGCTCTGTTGCGATCGATGCTGCTCAAACCAAACTTCGCTCTAAAGATTATGATGTAGCAATCGTTGTTGGTATGGAGATCATGAAGACTGTTTCTTCTTCCGTTGGAGGAGACTTCTTAGGAACCGCAGCTTATTACGAAAAAGAAGCTAAAGGTGTTCAATTTCCTTTCCCTAAACTTTTCGGAAAACTCGCAGACGTTCTTTTAGAGCGCTACAAGTTAGATGAAAAGCGTTATATGGGAGCACTTGCGGAAATTTCTAGAATTAATTACGCAAACGCTAAACGTAACCCTAAAGCTCAGACCCGTTCTTGGTTCATGAACAATGAACATGCAAACGCAAGAGGCGGAGAGTTCAACATGGCAGTGGGTGGACGCCTTGCGATCACCGACTGTTCTCAAGTAACTGACGGCGCTGCGTTAGTAGTTCTTGCTAACAAGAATTACGCGGAAGAATTCGCTAAGAAAAAAGGAACTAAACTTTCTGCTTATCCTAAGATCAAGGGATGGGGACACAGAGTTGCTCCAATCACTTTCGAAGCGAAAGTTGCCGAATCCAAAGGTGATAAATGGGTTCTTCCTTGGACTCGTCAAACCGTTAAAGATGCATTTGATCGTTCCGGTCTAAACACTAAGGACATCGATGTTTTCGAAACTCACGACTGTTTCACTTCTTCCGAGTATGCAGCGATCTCCGCTTTCGGGATCACTCAACCTGGTAAAGAACATGAAGCGATCGAAGACGGAGTAATCGACTTCCACGGTAAAAAGCCGATCAATCCATCCGGTGGACTTATCGGAGCAGGACACCCAGTGGGAGCTTCCGGCGTTAGAATGATGTTAGACATCTATAAGCAAGTTACCGGAACCGCAGGTGATTACCAAGTAGAAGGCGCTAAAAATGGACTGATGCTCAATATCGGCGGATCAGCAACCACCAATTACGTGTTCGTAGTCGGAAAATAA